The following DNA comes from Janthinobacterium sp. TB1-E2.
CCTGAACTCCTGCTGGGGTAAATAAATCCACGCAGGCGGCCACGTTCGGCAAGGCGATCTGCCTTGCCGGCGCGCGGCCGCCTGCGCGCCTCCTTTTTCCCCTCTTGAATATGGATAACAGATGCGTTCCACCGTTCCGACATTTATGCCGCCGCTCTCTAAACTGGGCCCGGTCATTGCCCTGCTTGCCGCCTGCGTCTTCTTTGCGTCGCAAAGCGACCGCTTCCTCAGCAGCCAGAATTTTTCCCTGATCTTGCAGCAAGTCATGGTCGTCGGCATCATCGCCATCGGCCAGACCCTGATCATCCTGACCGCCGGCATCGACCTGTCCTGCGGCATGGCCATGGCCCTGGGCTCGGTCATCATGACCAAATTCGCCGTCGACCTCGGCATGAACCCCTATCTCGCGATCGGGTGCGGCATTGCCGTCACCGTGCTGATCGGCTTTATCAACGGCGCGCTGGTGACCTCGGTCAAGCTGCCGGCGTTTATCGTCACGCTGGGCACGATGAACATTGCCTTCGCCGTCACGCAGCTGTACTCGCAGGCCCAGACGGTCACCGGCCTGCCGGAAGCAATGGGATATTTCGGCAACACCTTCCAGCTCGGCCAGGCCACCTTTACCTACGGCACCGTGCTGATGCTGGGCATGTATGTGCTGACCTGGCTGTACCTGCGCGAAACCGCGCCCGGCCGCCACCTGTACGCCGTCGGCAACAATCCGGAAGCGGCCCGCCTGACCGGCATCGCCACGAATAAAGTCTTGCTGGGCGTCTACATGATCGCCGGGATGTGCTACGGCATCGCCGCGCTGATGTCGGTGGCGCGCATGGGCGTGGGCGACCCGCAGGGCGGCCAGACCGACAACCTCGACAGCATCACCGCCGTCGTGCTCGGCGGCACCAGCCTGTTCGGCGGGCGCGGCTCGATCATGGGCACCCTCGTTGGCGTGCTGATCGTCGGCGTGTTCCGCAACGGCCTGACCTTGATGGGCGTGTCCTCGGTGTACCAGATCCTGGTGACGGGCATCCTGGTCATCCTGGCCGTGGCCACCGATCAACTGACACACAAGAAAGGTTGATGAACATGACGACGCATGTGCAACCGGTATTCCAGGCCCGCGGCCTGGTCAAGCGCTACGGCAGCGTGACCGCGCTCGACGGCACCGATTTTGATTTGTTGCCGGGTGAAATACTCGCCGTGATCGGCGACAACGGCGCCGGCAAGTCCTCGCTGATCAAGGCCCTGTCGGGCGCCCTCGTACCCGACGAGGGCGAGATGTTGCTCGACGGCAAGCCGATCCATCTGAAGTCCCCGATCGACGCCCGCCGCTACGGCATCGAGACGGTGTACCAGGACCTGGCCGTGGCGCCGGCCATGACGATCGCCGAGAACCTGTTCCTCGGCCGCGAACTGCTGCGCAAGGGCATGTTGTCGCGCTTCCTGCGCTGCATCGACAAGAAGCGGATGCTGGCCGAGGCGGAAGCCCATATGCGCGATCTGAAAATCGGCATCCGTTCGATGAAGCAAGCCGTCGGCACCCTGTCTGGCGGCCAGCGCCAGGGCGTGGCCGTGGCGCGCAGCACGGCGTTTGCCAGGCATGTCGTGATACTCGATGAACCAACCGCCGCACTCGGCGTAAAGGAGGGCAATATGGTACTGGAACTGATACGCAATGTACGCGACCGCGGCCTGCCGGTAATTTTGATCAGCCACAATATGCCGCACGTGTTCGAGATCGCCGACCGCATTCACGTGCAACGCCTGGGCAAGCGCGTCGCCGTGCTGAACCCGAAGCACATCAGCATGTCCGACACGGTGGCAGTGATGACGGGCGCGAAGAGCGCCGAAGACTTTCCGGAGGAAGCCCATGCTTAAGGGAATCGATCCGCTGCTCAGCCCGGAATTGCTGAAGATCCTGTGCGAAATGGGCCATGGCGAGGAAGTTGTGCTGGTCGACGCCAACTTCACCAGCCAGACCCTGGGCCAGGGCAAGCCGCTCGTGCGCCTGCCCGGCATCGACCTGCAGCGCGCCAGCGCGGCGCTGCTGTCGGTGTTTCCGCTCGACGCCATGGTCGACCAGCCGGTCGCCTTCATGAAGGTATGCAACACCGCCGACGGCTACCTGTCTGCGCTGCAGCGCACCATGCTCGAGCAGATCGCCGCCACCGGCGCCGCCACGCCCGAGCAATGCGAGGCGGTCGAGCGCTTCGCCTTCTACGAACGCGTCAAGGGCGCCTACGCCATCGTGCAGACCGGCGAAATGCAGCCGTACGCCAATTTCCTGTTCAAGAAGGGTGTGATCAGCGATCCGCTGGCGGGCTGAGAAACGTGCAGCTGGAATAAAACATAAAATAAAGGAGACAACCATGTCAAAGTACTTCCCTGTTCTCGCCTCTTGCCTTGCCACCCTGCTGGTGGGCTGCGGCAGCGATAGCGACAGCACCAGCGGACCGCCCCAGTCCAGCTACCTGGAAACCTACCGCCCCCAGCTCTCGTACACCGCCGCAAAAAACTGGCTGAACGATCCCAACGGACTGGTCTACCACGACGGCGAATACCACCTGTTCTACCAGTACAACCCGAACGGCAATACCTGGGGCGACATGTCCTGGGGCCACGCCGTCAGCACCGACCTGCTGCACTGGAACGAGCTGCCCGTCGCCCTGACGGCGGAAAAAGACGCTGGCGGCAAGCTCACGCAAATGTTCTTCTCCGGCAGCGTGGTGGTCGACACCAACAATACCAGCGGCCTTGGCAGCGCCGGCAAGCCTGCCATGGTGGCCATCTATACCAGTGTGTACCCGCAAGGAAAAACGCTGGCCAACGGACAGGTGCTCGCCCCCAACACCCAGTCCCAGTCCATCGCCTACAGCCTGGACCGGGGACGCACGTGGACGCAGTACGCCGCCAACCCGGTGATTGCCGCGCCACCGGCGCCGTTTGAAACCGAAGGGCAAAATTTCCGCGATCCGAAAGTCTTCTGGTATGCACCGGAGCAAAAATGGGTCATGGTTGCCGTGGCCTCGGAGAAGCACCAGGCGCTGCTGTTCTCGTCCAAAAACCTGCGCGACTGGACCTACATGAGCGCCTTTGGCCCCGCCAACGCGGTCGGTGGCATCTGGGAATGTCCCGACCTGTTCGAGCTGCCCGTCGATGGCGACGCAAGCAAACGCAAATGGGTGATGAACATCAACATCAACCCTGGCTCGGTGGCCGGTGGTTCCGGAGCGCATTATTTTGTGGGGAAATTCGACGGCACGCGCTTTGTGGCCGACGCCAACAGCGTGATCGACAAGAAGCCCCCCACGGGCACCGTCTACCAGGACTTTGAAGCGGCCAGCTTCGATGCCACCGGCTGGGCATCGACGGGCGACTTTGCAGGCAAGACGCCCGTGGTCCCCTCGCATGGCGTGGCCGACAACCAAGGCAGCCAGTTGCTCGACACCTACCGGCTGGGCAAGGATGACGGCGCCACGGGCACGCTCACCTCGCCCGCCTTTACCGTCACCAGCAAGTACATCAATCTGATGGTCGGCGGCGGGCGCCATCCGCGTCTGGCCGGTGCGGGCGATGGCACGGTGCCTGCGGGAACCTTGCTGTTCCCGGGCGCCGGTTTTGAAGGCCCGGCCAATGCCACCTACGCCGACCTGGGCTGGACGCCCGCCGGCGACCTCGTGGGGCAAAAGGTTGCCACCGGAAGCGACGCCGACCGGCAAGCGGCAGCCGGCAAGCTGGGCGCGGGTGTGTTCAATTCCTTCTTCGGTGCCGGCGACACGCCCAAGGGCAGCCTGACGTCGCCCACCTTCACCATCTCCAGGGCCTATATCAACTTCCTCGTCGGGGGCGGAAACCATCCCTATGACAGCCCGAATCCTGTGGCGGTAGTGCTCAAGGTCAACGGCAAGGTGGTGCGCAGCGCCACCGGGGCGGACTCCGAACTGAACTGGACAAACTGGGACGTGCGCGAGTTCGCCGGACAGCAGGCCCAGATCGTCATCATCGACGACAACGACGGGGCCTGGGGACACATTCTTGCCGACGTGTTCGAGGCATCGGACCAACCGGCCAAGCCCGTGAGCGATGAAACAACGGTCAACCTGCTGGTGAACGGCCAGGTGGTCAAAAGCGCAACCGGCGCCAATGCCGAAACCCTGAACTGGCGCAGCTGGAACGTGGACGCCTACCGGGGCAAGAGCGCACAGATCCAGGTGGTGGACAACAACACGGGCGGCTGGGGCCATATCCTGGTCGACCATATCGTCTTTTCGGACAGCGCCAAGGAAGAGGCCAACTGGCTCGACTACGGCGCCGACTTCTATGCCGCCGTGACCTGGAACGGCATACCCGATGGCAAGCGCATCGGCCTGGGCTGGATGAGCAACTGGGACTACGCCGGCAACACGCCCACCACCCCATGGCGCAGCGCGCAGACCTTCGCCCGGGAATTCACGCTGCGCACCATAGCCGGCCAGGCGCGGCTGGTGCAGCAGCCGGTGGACAACTTCAGCACACTGCGCAGCAAAGCGCTGTACAGCGCCCAGGACCGTTCCGTGGCCGCCGGCGTGCAAACGCTCGCTATCGCCCCCGCCCCGGGCCAGGCCCTGGACATCGTGGCCAAATTCCAACCGGGCAGCGCCACCGGTTTTGGCCTGAAGGTGCGCACCGGCACGAATGGCGAAGAAACCGTCATCGGCTATGACGCGGTAGCGGGCGAGGTCTACATCGACCGCAGCAAATCGGGCGACGCCAGCTTCAACGCCAGCTTTGCCGCCCGCCATACCGCCCCGCTGCCGCTGCGCACCGGCACGGTGGACCTGCGCATCGTGGTCGACACCTCGTCGGTGATGGTATTTGCGGGCAACGAGGTGGTGTTGACCGACCAGATCTTCCCGCAACCGTCCAGCAACGGTGTCGCGCTGTTCGCCGTGGGCGGCGCGGCAACACTGAAAGAGCTGACCATCTGGCCTTTGAAGTCGATCTGGGCCAAGCGCTAAAGCTGCACGGGAGCTCCAGCCATCTGGAGCTTCACTGGCGGGGCGGTGGATATGTAATAAAATGTCCTTCTTTACG
Coding sequences within:
- a CDS encoding GH32 C-terminal domain-containing protein — encoded protein: MSKYFPVLASCLATLLVGCGSDSDSTSGPPQSSYLETYRPQLSYTAAKNWLNDPNGLVYHDGEYHLFYQYNPNGNTWGDMSWGHAVSTDLLHWNELPVALTAEKDAGGKLTQMFFSGSVVVDTNNTSGLGSAGKPAMVAIYTSVYPQGKTLANGQVLAPNTQSQSIAYSLDRGRTWTQYAANPVIAAPPAPFETEGQNFRDPKVFWYAPEQKWVMVAVASEKHQALLFSSKNLRDWTYMSAFGPANAVGGIWECPDLFELPVDGDASKRKWVMNININPGSVAGGSGAHYFVGKFDGTRFVADANSVIDKKPPTGTVYQDFEAASFDATGWASTGDFAGKTPVVPSHGVADNQGSQLLDTYRLGKDDGATGTLTSPAFTVTSKYINLMVGGGRHPRLAGAGDGTVPAGTLLFPGAGFEGPANATYADLGWTPAGDLVGQKVATGSDADRQAAAGKLGAGVFNSFFGAGDTPKGSLTSPTFTISRAYINFLVGGGNHPYDSPNPVAVVLKVNGKVVRSATGADSELNWTNWDVREFAGQQAQIVIIDDNDGAWGHILADVFEASDQPAKPVSDETTVNLLVNGQVVKSATGANAETLNWRSWNVDAYRGKSAQIQVVDNNTGGWGHILVDHIVFSDSAKEEANWLDYGADFYAAVTWNGIPDGKRIGLGWMSNWDYAGNTPTTPWRSAQTFAREFTLRTIAGQARLVQQPVDNFSTLRSKALYSAQDRSVAAGVQTLAIAPAPGQALDIVAKFQPGSATGFGLKVRTGTNGEETVIGYDAVAGEVYIDRSKSGDASFNASFAARHTAPLPLRTGTVDLRIVVDTSSVMVFAGNEVVLTDQIFPQPSSNGVALFAVGGAATLKELTIWPLKSIWAKR
- a CDS encoding ATP-binding cassette domain-containing protein, whose translation is MNMTTHVQPVFQARGLVKRYGSVTALDGTDFDLLPGEILAVIGDNGAGKSSLIKALSGALVPDEGEMLLDGKPIHLKSPIDARRYGIETVYQDLAVAPAMTIAENLFLGRELLRKGMLSRFLRCIDKKRMLAEAEAHMRDLKIGIRSMKQAVGTLSGGQRQGVAVARSTAFARHVVILDEPTAALGVKEGNMVLELIRNVRDRGLPVILISHNMPHVFEIADRIHVQRLGKRVAVLNPKHISMSDTVAVMTGAKSAEDFPEEAHA
- a CDS encoding RbsD/FucU family protein, whose product is MLKGIDPLLSPELLKILCEMGHGEEVVLVDANFTSQTLGQGKPLVRLPGIDLQRASAALLSVFPLDAMVDQPVAFMKVCNTADGYLSALQRTMLEQIAATGAATPEQCEAVERFAFYERVKGAYAIVQTGEMQPYANFLFKKGVISDPLAG
- a CDS encoding ABC transporter permease codes for the protein MPPLSKLGPVIALLAACVFFASQSDRFLSSQNFSLILQQVMVVGIIAIGQTLIILTAGIDLSCGMAMALGSVIMTKFAVDLGMNPYLAIGCGIAVTVLIGFINGALVTSVKLPAFIVTLGTMNIAFAVTQLYSQAQTVTGLPEAMGYFGNTFQLGQATFTYGTVLMLGMYVLTWLYLRETAPGRHLYAVGNNPEAARLTGIATNKVLLGVYMIAGMCYGIAALMSVARMGVGDPQGGQTDNLDSITAVVLGGTSLFGGRGSIMGTLVGVLIVGVFRNGLTLMGVSSVYQILVTGILVILAVATDQLTHKKG